Proteins encoded within one genomic window of Arachis ipaensis cultivar K30076 chromosome B08, Araip1.1, whole genome shotgun sequence:
- the LOC107614156 gene encoding uncharacterized protein LOC107614156: MKKSGLFAASVAAASAAVSSSNNHQDGMAERGHQSSSSTKANSSSSEKFAPRFDGLRFIETLVTAHR; this comes from the exons ATGAAGAAGTCCGGCCTCTTCGCTGCCTCCGTCGCCGCTGCTTCTGCCGCCGTCTCCTCTTCCAACAACCACCAG GACGGTATGGCTGAGAGAGGTCACCAGAGTTCTTCTTCCACGAAGGCTAATTCGTCTTCGTCAGAGAAATTCGCGCCGAGATTCGACGGGTTGCGCTTCATTGAAACTCTCGTAACTGCTCACAGATGA